A window of bacterium genomic DNA:
GAGTTATATAAGATTTATAGTTTAAAGGAGTTAGTTCCCATCGAAAAACGGCCCAATTCAACAATCCCTGCCAGGGAATAGACCATTTCCCAAGGGATAGTAGAACTATATAGATTATTTAAGAGGGGTTTCTGGGTGGATGAGGTTAGAGGCTTATTGATTGCTATATAGAGTCTGAAATAGTTCAACTTGTTTCTGCCAATTTCGGTCTTTATACTTGTTTACTTATACCTTGATGCAAATATTATTTTTTCTATTGCTTTACCAAACCTAATTTGAATATTAACCATTTTATTTGTTAACCGCCCTGCCAGAGCAATACGGGCAACCACGGCCTTTCGATCTTTTATATACAGCTGCTCTCCATTCGTGGGTCTTGTCCTTCTTGCATTGCCACCAGACTTTTTTATCCGATCCTGGTGTAATGTCCTTGGGAGACAGTGTACCGTTTTTTGTAGGATGCCACTCCTTGGCAAGTCCCGGGTTGGTAGTGGCTAGGCAGTTTTGATGGTTTACCGCTTTGTTAGAGCAATAAGGGCAACCGCTGCCTTTGTTTCTGTTCGATATATTAGCTGCCCATTCGTGGGACTTGTCCTTCTTGCATTGCCACCAAACTTTCTTGTTTGACGCTTGGGTTACGTCATTCGGTGTCAATGAACCATTCTTGGTAGGATGCCACTCCTTGGCAAGTTCCGGGTTGGTG
This region includes:
- a CDS encoding zinc-ribbon domain-containing protein; amino-acid sequence: ELAKEWHPTKNGSLTPSDVTQGSHKKVWWQCKKDKTHEWATIISIRNKGVGCPYCSNRMVNHQNCLATTNPELAKEWHPTKNGSLTPNDVTQASNKKVWWQCKKDKSHEWAANISNRNKGSGCPYCSNKAVNHQNCLATTNPGLAKEWHPTKNGTLSPKDITPGSDKKVWWQCKKDKTHEWRAAVYKRSKGRGCPYCSGRAVNK